From the Methanobacterium sp. BAmetb5 genome, the window TCATACTGGGCAAAACTACCCTCTTTTCTAAGTTTAGCAATGATTTCTTTTCTAGCAGAAATGTTTTTATAGAATTCAGTGATCTGGTGGGATTTGAGTTCCTCCACATCATTGAATTTAAATATACTGGCCAGGGATTCATTGGCAAAAAGTATATCTCCCGAGATGTTGGTTTTGTAGATCCCCACTAATGAATTGTCTACCAAGTTCCGGTAGCTTTTTTCACTGGACGATAAAGCCCTTTCCGTTAAGAACTGGCGGAAAAGCACCATTAAAATGATGATTCCCACTACCAGTTCTATCACCGGGATATTGGGTTCCTCCTGGATTTCATTGGCCCATATTAACAGTAGGAATGATATCAGGGCCAGTAAAAGGGGTAAATAAGAAGTGAAACTTGATTTTTTTATAAATGATAGGTAAGGTGGTATTAGCTGGTATTTTTCACCGGTGATCTGTAGCAGCGCGGCTAAACCCACCAGCATATAACTTAGTATCCATCCAGAATCCAGCAAACCACCGGAAACATACGTACCCTGCAGTGTTTGCAGATAGTAAATGTAATCGGTTATAATCAGGGCCACCATGCCCAGGCCGATTAGGATTAGGGGGCCATAGTATTCTTCTTTAAATTTACTGTATAAGAGCCGTATCAGGGCGAAAAGAAGGACAAAATCGAAAACAATGTATATTACAGATATGAAAATGGTTAAAAACTCTTCCTGGCTGGTGAGGTTGGGGCTTATTAGGAAAACCCATAAAAGGAGGCCCACGGTTAGGAGGATAATCCCCATCTCCAGGATGATTTTATAGCGGTCACTGGAGCTGAATTGATCACGGGGCATAAAGTAGATTCCCAGGGCAAAAAGGGGATAAAATGCCAGGTAAAAAATGTCAGCCACCGATGGAGAGGGATTGGTACGGAATACCAGCTCCAAAATGGCCCAGGTTATATCTCCCAGGGCAGTAAAGCTGAAGGCAACACCCATCAGTATCCAGGCTATTTGCACCCGTTGCCCTTTGTTTCCTGCGGTGTATGCGGCATAAAATAATCCCATAATTACCAGTATTTGAATTATAGGGCCAGTAATATCACTAAAAACCATTCGAAGGTATGAATCACCCTGTAAAAGTAGCGAAATGATTGTAAAACTAATTAAAATAGCAAAAGCCAGTATGGTTGCATTTTTAAAGGATATTATTTCTTTTTCATTCATTTCAGCACCTTTAAACTGGCTAATGGAATTATCTTTCTTTATAGGGGATGAGGGCGTGTCAGTGGAGAGATTTCTCCTGGTATCCTATTTTCATCCTTTTAATTATTTAGATACAATCTCCTAATCACCATTTAAACTCGGAGCCATTGATTTGGGATTGGAATATTGTTCACATTAAAATATAGATCACATTGAAATAAAAAGCTTGAGATATTTAGGTAACTTACCATCACGAAATGACAACTTGACGGCAAGATTTGTTTATTTAAATGCCCTCCCAATTTAATGCCTTCAACGAAGTTAGTCAACAGTTAAGGGGATATAACTGATTTATTTACTGTTATAGTGGACATTCCCTGGTCTACTTTTAGTAATTGATTTATGTTCCCACATATATTTTGTAGAAACTAGGAAAAGTAGTTTTTTAAAAAAAAGTTCTCTAAAAAAAATAGTTATCAGAAGGGACTATAATCCCTTCTGCTTTATTTATTCCATTAATTCACACCGGATTCCAGACTGGATGAGTGAGGGGAGGACTGTAGTAAATCATTGGATCCACCCTCTTTCAACATGAGTCTCATATCTACTGCCAGTGCACCGTCTCCTTCATCGAAAACCATCAAGGGGTTGATTTCGAACTCATTGATTTCTGGGAAGTCAGTGACCAGTTGGGAAATTCTCAGTATAACATCGGCAATGGAATCCACATCCTTGGGTTTGGCTCCACGGGCACCTTCTAATAATTCGTGGGTTTTGATGTTCTTTATCATATCCTTGGCCTCGCCTTCATTTACAGGGGCAATGGCAAATTTAACATCTTCCAGTACTTCCACGTATATACCACCCAGTCCAAACATGAGCATGGAACCGAAGGTGGGGTCCTGAATCATACCGATGATCACTTCTGTACCACCGGAGAGCATTTTCTGTAACTGAACACCCTCCAGAACTGCTTCAGGTTCCTTTTCAGGGATGTTCTCCATCATGTCCTGGTAGGCTGCTTTAACCTCGTCAGCACTGTTAAGGTTGAGTTTTATTCCGCCCACATCAGATTTATGGGAAATCTGGGGGGATACGATCTTCATAACCAGGGGATATCCTATTTCTTCGGCGGCTTTAACTGTCTCTTCTTCGGTGGTGGTAATGGCTGTTCCCACCGTGGGTATGCCATATGCTTTCAGGATATCCAGTGATTCTAAGCCCAGGGTATGCTTACCCTTTTCCCGTGCATCCTCAATTATGTTTTTAACCAGATTTTTATCAGCATCGAATTCCGGGGACTTTGGATAATCCTGTTCCCGGATGACAGTGTAATCATACAGGGTTTTCATGCTTTTAACTGCTCTTTTAGGGTAGAGGTAGTTAGGGACCTGTTTTTCTGCCAGGAGTTTTTCTGCCCCTTCAAATCGGGTTCCTCCAAAGAAACTGCACAGGATTGGTTTTTCTGTTTTCTGGGCGTGGTCAATGGCCACCTGGGCAATTCCTTCCGGTTCGGTGACGGACTGTGGGGTTACCAGGTAGATTACCCCGTCTACATTAGGGTCCTCTAGGACAGTTTCCAGGGTGAAGGCGTACCTTTCCGGGCTGGCATCACCGAGGACATCCACCGGGTTTTTAACACTGGCCGTGGCTGGTAGTCCTTCGTTTAATTTTGCTTTGGTGTCTGTTGTTAGTTCGGCAAGTTCCAGTCCGGCCTTTATAGCTGCATCGGTGGTCATAATGGCTGGTCCGCCGGCATTGGTGATTATAGCTATCCGGTTACCTTTAGGGAGAGGTGCCAGTGCCAGAGCACTACTGTAGTCCATCATTTCGTCCAGGGAGTTCACCCGTATAATTCCACACTGGCCAAAAGCGGCTTCGTAGGCTGAGTCAGAACCGGCAATGGTACCGGTGTGGGAGGAAACAGCCTCGGATCCCTTGGAGGTGGTACCGGATTTTATAACCAGAACTGGTTTTTTCTGGGAAGCCTCTCTGCAGGCTTCTATAAAGCCCGGACCATCCACTATACCTTCCAGGTAGGCAGTGATAACTTCGGTGTTTTCATCTTCCATGAAGTTCTTCATACAGTCGTTTTCATTGATGACGGCCTTGTTTCCCAGGCTGACAATACGGGAGAAACCAATGTTCTTTTTATCAGCGTAATCAAGGATAGCAGCCATGATGGCTCCGGACTGAGTCATGAATGATATTTTACCCTTGTGGGCAATATCAGAAGAGAATGATGCATTCATATCATTGTAGGTGTCCATTACGCCCAGACAGTTGGGTCCCACCAGTTTGATGTTGTATTTTTTACAGATCTCCACCAGCTGGTTTTCCAGTCTGGCTCCTTCCTCATCAACCTCTTTAAACCCTGCAGAGATTACAACGATGTTTTTTATTCCTATCTCTCCACAATCTTCCACTGTGGCCGGGATCAGGTGGGATGGTATGACTATAACTGCCAGGTCTACGTGTCCATGTTCTTTTATGGATTTGTATGCAGGCAATCCCAGTACTGTGCCTCCCTTCGGGTTTACTGGTACGATTTTTCCTTTATAATAATTTAAAAGGGAGGTCATTAAATCGTAACCAATTTTACCCTTTGTCTCTGATGCACCGATTACTGCAACTGATTTTGCATTAAACATATCAAGCATGTTATCACCTATTATGTAATATCTCTAAATATCTACTGCCCTATTTATTATATCTGATTGATTCGGGGTTTTATAATAAAATTACTGTAAGTACAGTACTTACTTACATAAATAAGCATTTATAAGTACTTACTTACATAAACAACTGTAATTACAGTACTGACTTACATATCAACCCTTATAAACCTTTATTTTCACCTGAAAATTAAAACATTTTTATCAAAATGTGGTAGGATCTACCATCATTTCAGAGATCGGGAAATGTACTTCATTTTTTATAAATGAATATTCCATTTACTGAAAATTTCCTATGCCACAAAAAAAACAAATAATAATAAATACATACTAAAATTATGGTAAGTATTAGAATCCTCTTGGTAAAAGATGATTCCACTGAGGCCGAGGATATAAAGACACTGGAATCCTTTGGTTATTCAGTTCACCATTTGGGC encodes:
- a CDS encoding sensor histidine kinase codes for the protein MNEKEIISFKNATILAFAILISFTIISLLLQGDSYLRMVFSDITGPIIQILVIMGLFYAAYTAGNKGQRVQIAWILMGVAFSFTALGDITWAILELVFRTNPSPSVADIFYLAFYPLFALGIYFMPRDQFSSSDRYKIILEMGIILLTVGLLLWVFLISPNLTSQEEFLTIFISVIYIVFDFVLLFALIRLLYSKFKEEYYGPLILIGLGMVALIITDYIYYLQTLQGTYVSGGLLDSGWILSYMLVGLAALLQITGEKYQLIPPYLSFIKKSSFTSYLPLLLALISFLLLIWANEIQEEPNIPVIELVVGIIILMVLFRQFLTERALSSSEKSYRNLVDNSLVGIYKTNISGDILFANESLASIFKFNDVEELKSHQITEFYKNISARKEIIAKLRKEGSFAQYEVEMVSREGDTIDLFLSASLTGKVISGMLMNITQRKKAEKALQDSEEKYHTLFESNPTYTILVSLEGTILDVNSAASKFAGISSPELIGKSFQELQIFPKEEDIKFQRSKFLQALQGETIKPFQYQLIDHKGNYNWVESQLVPIKKDGEINSILVIAKDITERKRAMDGLERMVDEKNILIKEIHHRVKNNMQIISSLLNLQSQHLKADEQFATSILKESQNRVKSMAMIHENLYQSKDFTHIKFEDYITRLVYELFYSYNGDADRIKLVVDVDDVNLNMETAVPCGLIVSELFTNSVKYAFPEGQEGEIRVSLKQEPVKDDARKFTLTVSDDGVGFPSDLDYRNTETLGLELVNSLTRQIDGNISLDLTQGTKFTVKFKELRYKKRI
- the acs gene encoding acetate--CoA ligase alpha subunit, with amino-acid sequence MLDMFNAKSVAVIGASETKGKIGYDLMTSLLNYYKGKIVPVNPKGGTVLGLPAYKSIKEHGHVDLAVIVIPSHLIPATVEDCGEIGIKNIVVISAGFKEVDEEGARLENQLVEICKKYNIKLVGPNCLGVMDTYNDMNASFSSDIAHKGKISFMTQSGAIMAAILDYADKKNIGFSRIVSLGNKAVINENDCMKNFMEDENTEVITAYLEGIVDGPGFIEACREASQKKPVLVIKSGTTSKGSEAVSSHTGTIAGSDSAYEAAFGQCGIIRVNSLDEMMDYSSALALAPLPKGNRIAIITNAGGPAIMTTDAAIKAGLELAELTTDTKAKLNEGLPATASVKNPVDVLGDASPERYAFTLETVLEDPNVDGVIYLVTPQSVTEPEGIAQVAIDHAQKTEKPILCSFFGGTRFEGAEKLLAEKQVPNYLYPKRAVKSMKTLYDYTVIREQDYPKSPEFDADKNLVKNIIEDAREKGKHTLGLESLDILKAYGIPTVGTAITTTEEETVKAAEEIGYPLVMKIVSPQISHKSDVGGIKLNLNSADEVKAAYQDMMENIPEKEPEAVLEGVQLQKMLSGGTEVIIGMIQDPTFGSMLMFGLGGIYVEVLEDVKFAIAPVNEGEAKDMIKNIKTHELLEGARGAKPKDVDSIADVILRISQLVTDFPEINEFEINPLMVFDEGDGALAVDMRLMLKEGGSNDLLQSSPHSSSLESGVN